TCGATCTCTCGTGATCGTCCGGGTCGGCTCCTACGACTGCGACGCCGCCACTCACCTGCCCCTCCGGGACAGCGCGAACTGGCGTACAGCCAGGCAACACCCGGCTGGCTTGGCAGCAGATCCCCCCGAGGGTGACGGACGACATCAAGAGCCGGGAGAGGCCGACGAGAGAGGGCCCAGGTCACGGATGATCCCGGCCAGGGACCAGATGGGCTCGCTCTCCGCCTCCCTCCACCACACCAGCGCGTACGGCAGCGGCTCCAGATCGGTGAGGCAGGTAGGCGATGTCCGGCCGTGCCCAGTAGCGGGTGACGTGGGCGGGGAAGAGCACCACGAGCTCGTCCATGCTGGCGAGGGCATGTTCGGTCAGCAGCCTGTTCATGATCGGGGCCAGACACGGGCCGCGAACACGGTGCTCAGCAAGGAGACGCCCGGGGGCCCACCCTCGCCGGGCCACCTGCGGTGGGCTGCCTGCGCCGCTGGGGCCGACTCAGCCCGCAGCCGGGTCGGCCTCCGCCTGCCTTGGGCTTCCCCAGGGGCCTCGGGCGAAGCTCGCGCCCGCCCGCAGCATCGTCCGCAGTTCCCAGATGCTGATCGCGCCTGCTCCGAGGGCGCCGGTCGTCGCAGCCACGATCGACGCGGTGGTGATGCCGCCGTCGAGGTGTTCGCCCACGAGATGGAACCCGGCGACGGAGCAGGCCAGCCAGATTCCCACCAACGGATCGAGCACGCTGCCTGCCGCCACCCCGAACGAGTTGTTGTGGATCAGATAGGCGGCGCAGAGCCCGAACCCGATGAACCACAACAGGACGGGCAGCGCGACCAGGGAGAGCAACAGCCGACCGCCGCTCAGATCGAAGTCGCGGGGCATGACCGCGTAGATCAGGCCCTGGAACGAGAAGCCTGCGGGCCAGCCGGGTATCTGGTTTCCCACGGTGAAGAGGAACAGCAGCAGCGCGCCGAGTCCGATGACGATGGTCGGCCGCATCTCGCGGGCCGCGCGTCGTCGGTGACCGCGTTCGGCCCGTATGAGGCAGAAGACGATGATGGCGAGCACGCCCGGGATGCCGGAGATCACGGTGGCGGAGGTGACCTCGAACAGTCCCGCGATGAAGGCGTCCGGGCCGCCGTCCACCAGTTGCACGAGCAGCACGAGGACACCGAGGCTCAAAATGACCCGTGCCTGGAGCAGCCTCTCGAGCAGAGGGGCAGCGGAGTCGACCGCCTCACCCGCCCGACCGTAGGCGGCGGCGTCGAAGAGGATGAGCGAGCGTGGCCCGTAACCGCCGAAGAGCCGCCGCGCGACGCGCCACGGCGCGATCAACCGTAGTATTCCCATGACTTCTCACCCCGGGCAGATTCTGCGGATTCCCCTGAATCGTCAGTGTAGTCGCGAAATCGGATTACTCGGCCGCCTCGGAAATCGACAGACAGGGTCGAACAATGTGCGGTCGATAGCTGTTTCCTACTGGCGAGTTCGACCGCGTCGAATTGACTCACGCCGGCGTGAATCGAACATTGATCTCGTCTTTGCGAGTGGCGTCCGGCGTTCCGGGCAGGCCGGCGACGTCTCGTCGTGGACCTCCGGACTCGGAATCCCGCTGCGTCTCCCCTGGCTCGGCATCGCCGACCTGCGTCCGCCGATGCGACTCTCGTGCTCTGTCGAGATCAGGATGGCGATGCGAGGACGCCGCGCAGAGGCGTCGATCTCGGCAGCAGCGAGTATTGGCGCCTGCTGCGGCGTCGGTGTCCGGAAATCCCCGTCACGGCTCGATGCGATGGCTGCCCCGGCAGCGGTGTTCGGCCGAGGTCAGTCTGCGGCGCAGATGGGCCCGCTCCGGCTCGGTGTGCGCCAGTGCGAGCGCATCCCGATACGCCGTCGCGGCCTCGGCGAACCGGTCGAGCCTGCACAGCAGGTCGCCTCGGGCGGTCGGGTACGGGCTGTAGTCGCGCAGCCGAGGGTCGTCCGCCAGCGTGGCGAGCAGGGTTAGACCTGCCTCGGGGCCGTCGCGCATGGCCACCGCCACCGCCCGGTTCAAGGCCACGACCGGAGACGGCGTCAATCGAAGAAGCACGTCGTAGAGGGCGACGATCTGCGGCCAGTCGGTGCTGATGACGTCCTCGGCTTCGGCATGCAGGGCGGCGATCGCGGCCTGCACCCCGTACGGCCCCGGCGGACCGCCGGTCAGCGCGGTGACCACCAGCGCCCGGCCCTCCTCGATCATCGCCCGGTCCCAGCGGGAGCGGTCCTGCTCGTCGAGCAGCCGGATCTCGCCGTCGCCGCCGGTGCGGGCGTCGCGCCGTGCATGCGTCGACAGCAGCAGCGCGAGCAGTCCGGCGACCTCCCGTTCACCGGGCAGCAGCCGATGCAGGATGCGGGTGAGCCGGAGAGCCTCCTCGGCGATGTCGAGGCGCTGCAGGGTCTGGCCGGAGCTGGCGGCGTAGCCCTCGGTGAAGAGGGAGTAGAGGACCTGGAGCACGCCGGGCAGGCGTTCCGACAGTTCGTCGGGACCCGGGACCCGGAAGGGGATGCGGGCCTGCCGGATCTTCCGCTTCACCCGCACGATCCGCTGGGCCATCGTGGCAGTCGGGATCAGGAATGCCCGCGCGACCTCGGCTGTGGTGAGACCCGCCAGGCACCGCAGGGTCAGGGCTCCTCGATCCTCGGCGGGCAGCGCCGGATGGGCGCAGGTGAAGAAGAGCTGCAACCGCTCGTCGGGGAGATCGCCGTCGGCGTCCGCAGGCGGTGACGGGTCGGCTCGGTCCGCCTCCACCTGCAGGATCGCGAGCCTGGCGGCGTAGGCGGTGTCTCGCCGCAGCCGGTCGACGGCCTTGCGTCGCGCCGTCGTGAGCAGCCAGGCCCCCGGGCTGCGGGGGACGCCGTCGACCGGCCAGTGTGTCAGCGCCGCCTCGACGGCCTCGGAGGCGACCTCCTCCGCCAGGTCGAGATCGCCGAAGCGGTGGACGAGAGCGGCGAGCAGCCTGCCACGTTCCTCGCGGAACGCCGCCTCGATCGATGGCGCCGCCTCGGCGGAGGCCGGTGCGGCTCCTGCGGACCCCACGAGTGGCCTGGCCTGCGAGTCTTCGGCTCCTGCGTCGCTCTCGCCCATCGCCGTCAGCCGGCGAAGTCGCCGAAGTCGGCGATCGGTCGGACCACGACCGAACCTCCGCCGCGCGCGCCGGGGCAGCGGGCCGCCCAGTCGAGGGCGACGTCGAGGTTCGGCACGTCGATGACGTCGTAGCCGCCGAGGACCTCGCGGGTCTCGGCGAACGGCCCGTCAGTGACGTTGCGCTCGCCCGCCTGGTCGACGCGGACGGTCGTCGCGGTGGTCAGGTCCGCGAGCGAGTGCCCGCCGACCAGGACTCCGGCGTCGCGCATCGCCTTCTCGTAGTCCATCCAGTCCTGCGGCTCACATCCCTCTGCGTCGGCCGACCCTGCGTAGATCAACAGCATGTACTTCACGGCCTGTCTCCTGTCGTGGTCCGGCACGGCGGGTCGCCGTACTAGATGACGACGGACGGGGGGTCGTCAAATCGACCGAGGCGACCAAGATTCTTCTGGCCGACGTCCCGACCGCACTGCGCCG
The Actinoalloteichus fjordicus DNA segment above includes these coding regions:
- a CDS encoding RNA polymerase sigma factor, whose protein sequence is MGESDAGAEDSQARPLVGSAGAAPASAEAAPSIEAAFREERGRLLAALVHRFGDLDLAEEVASEAVEAALTHWPVDGVPRSPGAWLLTTARRKAVDRLRRDTAYAARLAILQVEADRADPSPPADADGDLPDERLQLFFTCAHPALPAEDRGALTLRCLAGLTTAEVARAFLIPTATMAQRIVRVKRKIRQARIPFRVPGPDELSERLPGVLQVLYSLFTEGYAASSGQTLQRLDIAEEALRLTRILHRLLPGEREVAGLLALLLSTHARRDARTGGDGEIRLLDEQDRSRWDRAMIEEGRALVVTALTGGPPGPYGVQAAIAALHAEAEDVISTDWPQIVALYDVLLRLTPSPVVALNRAVAVAMRDGPEAGLTLLATLADDPRLRDYSPYPTARGDLLCRLDRFAEAATAYRDALALAHTEPERAHLRRRLTSAEHRCRGSHRIEP
- a CDS encoding YciI family protein, producing the protein MKYMLLIYAGSADAEGCEPQDWMDYEKAMRDAGVLVGGHSLADLTTATTVRVDQAGERNVTDGPFAETREVLGGYDVIDVPNLDVALDWAARCPGARGGGSVVVRPIADFGDFAG